CTTTAGGAAAATCGCCCTGTATGGTGTAATGTTTTTGAGTAATGTCGTAGTCGGAATTGAAGTCTTTTTTATGATTGAGCATGAACCCCGATACGGCATACAGAATAATTACACCAGCAAAAAAGAACGACAAGTCGCGGTGCAGGATGCGAATCCATTTTCTGAATAAATGATATTTGTTTTCTTTTCCCGGCATGGTTTATTTTATTTCATAACTTTCGGTTTCCAGATGATAGAAAGAGAGGTAGTCTTTACCTTCTTTCGTTTTTCGGTCTGCTATGCGGTCGCGGTAATCTTTCATACGATCGGCAAATGTATTGACATTTTGCTGGCCCTGGGCTTTTTTTTCCGTTTCGCATCCCACTTCTTTATTATCGCCGTGCTGAGCCGCATTTTGTGTTTGATACTGTTCTTCCATTTTTTGGATTTCTGTTTCTCCAATTCTGTCTTCTACCAAAGTTCCGGTAACAGATACGATATTATTGACTACTTCGGCAGGGAAGCTTCCAACTTTCCCTCCTTCGGCCCGTAAAGTCTTGGTATCGTCGCTACCCATCAGGAACAGTTTTTTTCCTCCGTGTTTGCATATGTGTGTACAAACTCCTTCTACCGTAATTATCCGGCCGGCCAGACTGTCGGCAGCGGCGAATACGTCATCGACTTGTAATGCAGCCGAAATGACAGGTTCTGTGTTTTCCGGTTTCGTATCTTTTGTTTTAGAAGAACAACTTACTGCTGCAAATACCAGTGCAGCGGCTGTAGCTACTGCTAAAAAATTGATTTTTCTCATTGGATTATGTTTTAAATGTATATTGTAATTTATTTATATATAAGTCTGTATGCAAATATAATTAAATTCGGTTTATTGTCGTTTGCAAATAATCAAAGGAAGGAACAGAAATATTCCCAGAAACAGGATAAGGACCATCGGTATGGCATTTTCTTTCAGTGTCCTACGACGATATATAACCATGAAAAGGAGGACCAGTACCACATTGAGAATAAATGCCTGGCACGATATATCCGAGATCCTCGGACAGGCCAGTTTATCGTCGGAGGAAGTAAAGGATAACTGGAAGGGAAATATGTAATCCGCTAATTTTTCAAATTTATCGCTGGTATAGTTGCGTTCCAGCTTGTCTGCCAGAGAGTATGAGCCGGTGTCCAGCGCATATATGCGGTATCCTTTGTCGGTAGAAATTTTGACAGTCCAGTAGAACATATCCCCGATGATCGACATTCTGTCGGTTTCGGGATTAAATGTGCCTACAGGGAGTTGGTGCAGGTTATATTGAGAGTCAAGGACGTACAGACGGTCGTTCGCGTCGGTTAGGAATCCCAGTGATTTGCGGTTACTGAATTCCGTAATAAATGCATGCTTCATTTTAAGGCCGGGATCCACACCGGTTTCTTTTACATAAGGACGGCCTTTTATCTGTTTTATATGGTATACTCTATAAAAATGATCAATCATAAGATATCCTTCGTCATATTCTTTTTTGGGCGTAGGATTTCCGTTTATTTCCCGTACAGGGAATTCGAATCCTTTAGCCTTCATGATTTTATTAAAAAGTTCGCTTCGTTCCCGGTTTACCTGATTGGTACGCATGTTGAGAAAAGTGATTTTATCGTTCATGCGGAAAGCTTCTTCCGGATCTTTGAGGTCTACACGGTCCGGCATAGATTCCATGATCATCCATAATTCGGGGCTTATAACATTCATGTCGCGGGGAGATATGCGATAAGTAAAATTCTCATGACGGATCATTTTAGGAGATATTTCCCTCCCGTTTATAGAATCGGGTAGTTTTTCTTTCGAAGCTAACTGACGGTAAAAAAACATAGGCATGATGGAATCGAATTGTTCTGTGGAGTAGATGGTTCCATTCGCATCTTTATAGACGCTCCCGTTATCCTTATCTCTTTCGACCGATGCAAAGCGGTGGGTAATGCAACTATATAACGTAAATGGTTCGTTATACGGCTCGGCAGTTGTGAATTTATATAGCCAGGGCAGCAGCCATGCCAGTAATATCGTAGCGATAAAATAGAAAAATATTTTACTGAATAGTTTCATTGTTTTGTTTATTTTAAATTCGTATCAATCCTGGCATCCTTCTTTAAAGCGAATGACCGACCGCAATGACAATACTGTACACAAGAGCGTGAAGATGATCAATGAGAGAAGAAAACCGTTATAGGCTTCCGGCGTGTCCTGTAGAAATAAAATGCGTATGATTCCGGCAGTCAGCAATAGATTTATAATCCGTATTTTCCAGGTCGGTTCCAGGCATATCCATGCGGTGAGCAGGTAGAGGACTAATCCGCCGATATAC
This region of Barnesiella propionica genomic DNA includes:
- a CDS encoding OB-fold nucleic acid binding domain-containing protein, translated to MRKINFLAVATAAALVFAAVSCSSKTKDTKPENTEPVISAALQVDDVFAAADSLAGRIITVEGVCTHICKHGGKKLFLMGSDDTKTLRAEGGKVGSFPAEVVNNIVSVTGTLVEDRIGETEIQKMEEQYQTQNAAQHGDNKEVGCETEKKAQGQQNVNTFADRMKDYRDRIADRKTKEGKDYLSFYHLETESYEIK
- a CDS encoding DUF4857 domain-containing protein, whose product is MKLFSKIFFYFIATILLAWLLPWLYKFTTAEPYNEPFTLYSCITHRFASVERDKDNGSVYKDANGTIYSTEQFDSIMPMFFYRQLASKEKLPDSINGREISPKMIRHENFTYRISPRDMNVISPELWMIMESMPDRVDLKDPEEAFRMNDKITFLNMRTNQVNRERSELFNKIMKAKGFEFPVREINGNPTPKKEYDEGYLMIDHFYRVYHIKQIKGRPYVKETGVDPGLKMKHAFITEFSNRKSLGFLTDANDRLYVLDSQYNLHQLPVGTFNPETDRMSIIGDMFYWTVKISTDKGYRIYALDTGSYSLADKLERNYTSDKFEKLADYIFPFQLSFTSSDDKLACPRISDISCQAFILNVVLVLLFMVIYRRRTLKENAIPMVLILFLGIFLFLPLIICKRQ